The proteins below are encoded in one region of Methanosarcina barkeri 3:
- a CDS encoding DUF2795 domain-containing protein codes for MRASMADVEHALKGIDFPKNKNEIIQYAKQNNASNEIVSDLQDLSDRTYNNAADVAKEFSGKKLKGE; via the coding sequence ATGAGAGCAAGTATGGCTGATGTTGAACATGCATTGAAAGGTATCGATTTTCCTAAGAATAAGAATGAAATCATTCAGTATGCTAAGCAGAACAATGCTAGCAACGAAATAGTTTCCGATTTACAGGACCTTTCTGATCGTACGTATAACAATGCTGCTGATGTTGCTAAAGAGTTCAGCGGGAAGAAACTGAAAGGAGAATAA
- a CDS encoding P-II family nitrogen regulator, whose product MKEIIAIIRPKKVIPTKEALEKLGVPSLTALPVFGRGKQKGIATELEIDIRPEVLDQSIKAGRRMEYIPKRLFSIVACNEDVDTIVETIIKVNQTGEIGDGRIFICPVDDAIRVRTDEQGDSALL is encoded by the coding sequence ATGAAAGAAATAATTGCAATTATCCGTCCAAAAAAAGTTATTCCTACAAAAGAAGCCCTTGAAAAACTCGGTGTTCCAAGTTTAACTGCGCTTCCGGTGTTTGGAAGAGGTAAACAAAAAGGCATTGCAACCGAACTTGAAATTGATATTCGCCCTGAAGTTCTGGATCAGAGCATAAAGGCTGGAAGGAGAATGGAATACATTCCCAAGCGCCTATTCTCCATAGTTGCCTGTAATGAAGACGTTGACACAATTGTTGAAACAATTATTAAGGTAAACCAAACTGGTGAAATCGGCGATGGGAGAATTTTCATCTGTCCTGTTGATGATGCCATTAGAGTAAGAACGGATGAACAGGGAGACAGTGCCCTTTTATAA
- a CDS encoding hemerythrin domain-containing protein, with protein sequence MDKIYDILIKEHSEVSELIKKATQDDTKNTFNQIKAKLQPHLLGEEELFYPALEENEELIELVNHAYDEHEEIKTILQELDNSSEGDRSWIATVHALDKVVSHHVEEEENKVFPAAQKVISDNQAQEIAKQYAEFSKNFKPQPIMG encoded by the coding sequence ATGGATAAGATTTATGACATATTGATTAAAGAACACAGTGAAGTATCTGAACTCATAAAGAAAGCAACGCAGGATGATACAAAGAATACTTTTAATCAGATAAAAGCTAAACTTCAACCTCACTTACTTGGTGAAGAAGAACTTTTCTATCCTGCGCTTGAAGAAAATGAAGAGTTAATTGAGCTTGTTAATCATGCTTATGACGAACACGAAGAAATAAAGACAATACTGCAAGAACTGGACAACAGTAGTGAAGGAGATAGAAGTTGGATTGCTACAGTCCATGCTTTAGATAAAGTAGTAAGCCATCATGTGGAAGAAGAAGAAAACAAGGTGTTTCCTGCTGCTCAAAAAGTGATAAGTGATAACCAAGCTCAAGAGATAGCTAAACAATATGCAGAATTTTCGAAAAACTTCAAACCACAACCTATTATGGGTTAA
- a CDS encoding gamma carbonic anhydrase family protein → MITSYKDKNPKISKTVFVADSADIIGDVEIGDSSSIWFNATLRGDQNKIKIGNRTSIQDNVVIHVDSTNEVQIGDNVTIGHGAVLHGCRIENNVIIGMNSTVLNGAEIGKNSIVGANALVPEGKKFPERSLIIGVPGKVKRELEEVEIEAILRNAEEYVELTKEYKEKSKVNV, encoded by the coding sequence ATGATAACGAGTTATAAAGACAAAAACCCGAAAATCTCAAAGACAGTTTTCGTTGCAGACTCTGCTGATATCATCGGAGATGTAGAAATTGGGGATTCTTCAAGTATATGGTTTAATGCTACGCTTCGAGGAGACCAGAATAAAATAAAAATCGGAAACCGAACAAGTATCCAGGATAATGTGGTAATTCATGTAGATTCTACTAATGAAGTACAAATCGGGGATAATGTCACTATAGGACACGGTGCAGTACTCCATGGTTGCAGAATCGAAAATAATGTGATTATAGGAATGAACTCTACAGTATTGAACGGTGCTGAAATAGGGAAAAATTCCATTGTCGGTGCAAATGCACTAGTTCCTGAAGGAAAAAAATTTCCTGAAAGAAGCCTGATCATTGGAGTTCCGGGAAAAGTAAAAAGAGAACTCGAAGAAGTAGAAATCGAGGCTATATTAAGAAATGCTGAAGAGTATGTAGAACTTACAAAGGAGTACAAGGAAAAGAGTAAAGTTAATGTTTAA
- a CDS encoding P-II family nitrogen regulator, protein MKMIKALIRPEAADDVIEGLAEGGFVSLTKIDVFGRGKQNGITIGTVHYDELPKTMLILVVEDEHVEEVAKIIKYKAYTGHQGDGKIFVIPVDNAYTIRTGDVGL, encoded by the coding sequence ATGAAAATGATCAAAGCTTTAATACGTCCCGAAGCCGCTGATGACGTTATAGAAGGGCTTGCAGAGGGGGGATTTGTTTCATTAACAAAAATAGATGTATTCGGCCGTGGAAAACAAAATGGAATCACGATCGGGACAGTACACTATGATGAGCTTCCTAAAACCATGCTTATTTTAGTTGTAGAAGATGAGCATGTTGAAGAAGTTGCTAAAATTATCAAATATAAAGCATACACCGGTCATCAAGGGGACGGTAAAATTTTTGTCATCCCCGTTGACAATGCATATACGATACGCACAGGGGATGTAGGTCTTTGA
- a CDS encoding formylmethanofuran dehydrogenase subunit B produces the protein MIHKNIVCPVCGAACDDIQIEIKDGKIETKNVCKMGISRFKEITSPRRFKQPLLKFGGKLRPVSWDGALQIAADILTSAKRPLIYIGSETSCEAYEVGLMIGEYLGAIVDTVGNGAIVMGTQEAGKVGATEGQKKNKGDLMVYWGTNPLESMPRQMSRYGVFPRGYWTKRGRFDRTILTVDPRKTLTAKASDLQVQLKPDSDYELVSALLTLLNGRVPHHSVEEITGVSVHVMEEMLDLMKNCNFGTISVGAGLSSSPGKYRNIEIAMSLVKELNKYSKFTLGIIRSHCNAAGFSQVASYMYGYPFGLDFMRGHPRYNPGEFTTVDLLREKDIDAAFVICADLLSQIPPDCATYLEEIPLICLDTIPCPTTSLSDIVLPGVIDSMECEGTFYRLDDVPVYFEPFLDSPFKFTQSNEDTLKQLFEKIKEKKNQDSIFQDSVFPFTYIDDLKTQNCSSRSYTSSGQLSF, from the coding sequence ATGATTCACAAAAACATAGTCTGTCCGGTTTGTGGAGCTGCCTGCGACGATATCCAGATTGAAATCAAGGATGGAAAGATTGAAACGAAAAACGTATGCAAGATGGGAATTTCCAGGTTTAAGGAGATTACAAGTCCCAGGCGGTTTAAACAGCCCCTTCTAAAGTTCGGAGGGAAATTAAGACCGGTTTCCTGGGACGGGGCCCTTCAAATAGCTGCAGACATTCTGACTTCGGCGAAGCGTCCTCTGATTTACATAGGCAGTGAAACTTCCTGTGAAGCATATGAAGTTGGGCTCATGATCGGAGAATATCTTGGCGCAATTGTTGATACAGTCGGCAATGGGGCCATAGTGATGGGAACTCAGGAAGCCGGAAAAGTCGGTGCTACTGAAGGACAGAAGAAAAACAAGGGAGATCTTATGGTTTACTGGGGAACAAACCCACTTGAATCCATGCCCAGACAGATGTCCAGATATGGGGTTTTCCCCAGAGGTTACTGGACAAAGCGAGGGCGTTTTGACAGGACAATCCTTACTGTAGACCCAAGAAAAACACTAACTGCTAAAGCTTCTGACCTTCAGGTGCAGCTTAAACCCGACTCAGACTATGAACTGGTAAGTGCACTGTTGACACTTTTGAACGGAAGAGTTCCCCATCATTCAGTAGAGGAAATCACAGGAGTTTCCGTTCATGTTATGGAAGAGATGCTTGATTTGATGAAGAACTGCAACTTTGGGACTATCTCAGTAGGGGCTGGACTGTCTTCATCTCCTGGGAAGTACAGGAATATCGAAATTGCCATGAGCCTTGTGAAAGAGCTGAACAAATATTCCAAATTTACCCTTGGAATTATCCGCAGTCACTGCAACGCGGCAGGCTTTAGCCAGGTTGCTTCCTACATGTACGGTTACCCTTTCGGGCTTGACTTCATGCGAGGCCACCCGCGTTATAACCCTGGAGAATTTACAACCGTAGATTTGCTTCGAGAAAAAGACATAGATGCAGCTTTTGTAATATGTGCCGATCTTTTGAGTCAGATCCCGCCTGACTGTGCAACTTACCTTGAAGAAATTCCTTTGATCTGCCTGGATACAATTCCCTGTCCAACTACGTCTCTCTCAGACATTGTACTCCCTGGAGTCATTGACTCTATGGAGTGTGAAGGGACTTTCTACAGACTTGACGATGTGCCTGTTTATTTTGAACCGTTCCTTGATTCACCGTTTAAATTCACCCAAAGTAACGAAGACACCTTAAAACAGCTTTTTGAAAAAATAAAAGAGAAAAAAAATCAGGATAGTATTTTTCAGGACAGTGTTTTTCCGTTTACATATATTGATGATCTTAAAACTCAAAATTGCTCTTCGAGATCTTATACTTCGAGCGGCCAGTTAAGTTTTTGA
- the anfD gene encoding nitrogenase iron-iron protein, alpha chain, whose translation MPYHTFECSECIPERAMHAVIKGPGEDLTSCLPLGYLNTIPGTISERGCAFCGAKHVIGSPMKDVIHLCHGPVGCTYDTWHTKRYISDNDNFQLKYTAATDMKEKHVVFGAEKMLKQNIIDCFKAFPHIKRMSIYQTCASALIGDDINAVAKKVMDEMPDVDIFVCNAPGFGGPSQSGGHHKINIAWIDQKVGTFEPEIKSKYVINYVGDYNIQGDAEVMIDFFQRMGIQVLSTFTGNGSYDDLRGMHLAQLNVLECARSSEYICNELRKIYGIPRLDIDGFGFEPLSASLMKVAMFFGLEKEAQAIIDEETARWRPELNWYAKRLKGKKICLWPGGSKLWHWAHVIEEEMGVKVVSVYSKFGHQGDFEKGVARCSEGALAIDDPNELEGLEAMEMLKPDCVLTGVRPGEVSKKMRIPYLNIHAYDNGPYKGFEGWVRLARDIYNAIYSPIHQLSGLDISKDEIPTDKGFMTRQMISDVNIIEDGATPVEERPYTGEWDIVTKLRGKKYPKLELQQQLGMV comes from the coding sequence ATGCCATATCATACGTTTGAATGTAGCGAATGTATTCCCGAAAGGGCAATGCATGCTGTTATAAAAGGTCCAGGTGAAGACTTGACGTCCTGTCTTCCACTTGGATACCTCAACACGATTCCTGGGACGATTTCAGAGAGGGGATGTGCTTTCTGTGGCGCAAAACACGTAATAGGCTCACCTATGAAAGATGTCATTCATCTGTGCCATGGTCCGGTTGGATGCACCTACGATACCTGGCACACTAAGCGTTACATTAGCGATAACGACAATTTTCAGCTTAAATATACCGCTGCAACTGATATGAAGGAAAAACACGTCGTATTCGGCGCTGAAAAAATGCTTAAACAGAATATTATTGATTGTTTCAAGGCCTTTCCCCACATCAAAAGAATGAGTATCTATCAAACTTGCGCTTCAGCACTTATCGGGGACGATATAAATGCTGTTGCGAAAAAAGTGATGGACGAAATGCCAGACGTTGACATTTTCGTCTGCAATGCTCCGGGTTTCGGAGGGCCGAGCCAGTCAGGAGGACATCACAAAATCAATATTGCCTGGATAGATCAAAAAGTCGGGACATTTGAACCTGAGATAAAAAGTAAATATGTTATTAATTATGTTGGTGACTATAACATCCAGGGTGATGCAGAAGTTATGATAGATTTTTTCCAGAGAATGGGGATTCAGGTTCTCTCTACTTTTACTGGAAATGGGTCCTACGATGACCTAAGAGGCATGCACCTAGCCCAACTCAATGTTCTTGAATGTGCACGTTCGTCTGAATACATCTGTAACGAACTCAGAAAAATATATGGAATTCCACGTCTTGATATTGATGGGTTTGGTTTTGAACCGCTCTCAGCATCACTAATGAAAGTAGCTATGTTTTTCGGACTTGAAAAAGAAGCACAGGCCATTATAGATGAAGAAACTGCCCGATGGAGGCCGGAACTCAACTGGTACGCTAAACGTCTGAAAGGAAAAAAAATCTGTCTCTGGCCTGGTGGCTCCAAACTTTGGCATTGGGCACATGTAATTGAAGAAGAAATGGGAGTTAAAGTTGTCTCTGTGTATTCAAAATTCGGTCATCAGGGAGACTTCGAAAAAGGTGTTGCTCGGTGCAGTGAAGGAGCACTTGCAATTGACGACCCTAACGAACTTGAGGGACTTGAAGCCATGGAGATGTTAAAACCCGATTGTGTCCTTACAGGTGTTCGTCCTGGAGAAGTTTCCAAAAAGATGAGGATCCCATATCTCAATATTCATGCATATGACAATGGCCCGTATAAAGGGTTTGAGGGATGGGTAAGGCTTGCCAGAGATATCTACAACGCAATATATTCACCGATTCACCAGCTTTCGGGATTGGATATCAGTAAGGATGAAATTCCCACTGATAAAGGGTTCATGACCAGACAGATGATTTCCGACGTGAATATTATTGAGGATGGGGCTACCCCAGTTGAAGAGAGACCGTATACTGGCGAATGGGATATTGTGACAAAATTGCGTGGGAAAAAATATCCAAAGCTTGAATTACAGCAACAGCTTGGCATGGTATAA